A segment of the bacterium genome:
TTCGCCTGGGGACTCCTGAGCGTGCTCCTGTCTCCCTGCCACCTGGCGAGCATTCCCCTGATCGTCGGCTTCATGAGCGAGCAGAAGGGGATGACGGTCGGTCGAGCCTTTCGCACTGCGCTTATCTTCGCTCTCGGGGTCCTGGCGTCGATCGCCTTGATCGGCGTGATCACGGCAGCCCTCGGCCGGATGCTCGGCAACGTGGGCGGCTGGGTCAACTACCTCGTGGCGGCGGTGTTCTTCGTGATGGGGCTGCACCTGCTGGACGTGATCCCGCTGCCCGGGGGAGGACCATCCGGGATCCCCGCTGCCCGGCGAGGCTATCTTGCCGCCCTAGTCATCGGGTTCGTGTACGGTGTCGCGCTCGGCCCCTGCACCTTCGCCTACATGGCGCCAGTGCTCGCCGTTGCCTTCAAGTCCGGGGCAACCTCGCCGGTCTTCGCCGCGGCGCTCTTCACGGCCTTCGGCGCCGGGCACTGCGCGGTCATCACGGCGGCGGGGACCTCGGTCAAGGGAGTCCAGGACTACCTCCGATGGAGCGAGGACTCCCGGGCGATGCTGATCGGGAGGCGCATCTGCGGCGTCCTGGTGCTCGCGGGCGGACTGTACTTCCTCTACACGGCGCGGTGAGTTCGTGATCGCAGGCCTCGTCCGGCGGGCCCCCGCAGCCATGGGAATCATGGCGCTGCTCCTGTGCGCCGGTCCGGCGGCGTCCGCCGAGGGGGAAATCAAGGAATGAATGCAGGGAGCGTCTTCACGACAATGGCCGGGTGTGTGCTTCTGCTGCCCTCCCTGGCGTTCGCGCTCGATCTCCCCAAGCCCGGCCTCACCGAATCCAACGGCGCGGTGACGGTGGGCAAGCCGGCGCCGCCTCTCGCCGGGAAGGACATCAAGGGGCGGGCGATCACCGCCGAGACCTTCAAGGGGCGGCCGGTGCTCGTGGACTTCGGCTCGATCTTCTGCTCGTCCTGCCAGGAGACCATCAAGGAGTTCGTGCGGCTGGAGAAAGCGTACGGGTCGACTG
Coding sequences within it:
- a CDS encoding cytochrome c biogenesis protein CcdA → MEALFASLSRAVESSPVVALGASFAWGLLSVLLSPCHLASIPLIVGFMSEQKGMTVGRAFRTALIFALGVLASIALIGVITAALGRMLGNVGGWVNYLVAAVFFVMGLHLLDVIPLPGGGPSGIPAARRGYLAALVIGFVYGVALGPCTFAYMAPVLAVAFKSGATSPVFAAALFTAFGAGHCAVITAAGTSVKGVQDYLRWSEDSRAMLIGRRICGVLVLAGGLYFLYTAR